From Anopheles darlingi chromosome 2, idAnoDarlMG_H_01, whole genome shotgun sequence, the proteins below share one genomic window:
- the LOC125949743 gene encoding trans-Golgi network integral membrane protein 1-like, whose product MKQPTEAIILSLVLALATVVRAAPPPLERTAETANPPAKDNTSALLTPAQEGSNENVPQWQLGCTDNSTRPDCVALKEVLQELGSYRPEEPTAAINEGMVTPLTPDEVDQFCYKLPETANLLPADLKAKVQKYAPMKKMLSCTNECVQAVPRTNSEEQRVNDRCRALLIGAELIVQAERNKPEQKDETVGAGSKLKVEPVEIKSNVAIKPAVAVMKQPATEVKEKVLEPSKTNGTAPVGDGSVGQGEHKLEAPLPVPEHTAAGNQGNRGKEVGGGAAAAVVPPAPAAPAAPAPGGQTDEQPKIVENPDLKMPTDEEDDERSDEDDMVGNKAPLDGALKDPDVADGGDETMAEMNDEENDSQDSMPDTHNGDEQLKASKDREPPVVPEDEDGEREKGASNIIQGPVDPFYNQNDSNFFSYFLFAMFSCALCYVAYHNKSKLLGLVVEGRPRTSSGRGGFSKGRKHTAAYRKLDSNLEEAITSGSAPAGSHSSSQIIY is encoded by the coding sequence ATGAAGCAACCAACGGAAGCAATTATCCTGAGCCTGGTGCTTGCACTAGCGACGGTCGTGAGAGCGGCCCCACCGCCACTTGAACGAACGGCAGAAACAGCCAATCCCCCCGCGAAAGACAACACCTCAGCCCTTCTAACTCCTGCACAAGAAGGAAGTAACGAAAACGTTCCGCAGTGGCAACTCGGTTGCACCGACAATAGCACTCGGCCGGACTGTGTTGCTCTGAAGGAGGTGCTGCAGGAACTGGGAAGCTACCGGCCCGAAGAACCAACCGCTGCAATCAACGAGGGAATGGTGACACCGCTCACACCAGATGAAGTGGACCAATTTTGTTATAAGCTTCCCGAAACGGCTAACCTACTTCCGGCGGATCTGAAGGCCAAGGTACAAAAGTATGCACCGATGAAAAAAATGCTATCCTGCACAAACGAATGTGTGCAAGCCGTACCGCGTACCAACTCCGAGGAACAGCGAGTGAATGATCGCTGCCGTGCACTGTTGATCGGAGCTGAGCTCATCGTACAggcggaacggaacaaacCCGAACAGAAAGATGAAACCGTAGGTGCCGGTTCAAAGTTGAAGGTTGAACCTGTTGAGATCAAATCGAATGTTGCTATTAAACCAGCCGTCGCTGTCATGAAGCAACCGGCCACGGaagtgaaggagaaggtgtTAGAACCCAGCAAAACCAACGGTACTGCTCCCGTTGGTGACGGTTCAGTTGGGCAGGGCGAGCACAAGCTCGAAGCTCCGCTACCAGTACCCGAGCATACCGCTGCAGGTAACCAAGGCAACAGAGGAAAAGAGGTAGGCGgtggagctgctgccgctgttgttcCTCCAGCCCCTGCCGCTCCTGCCGCTCCTGCTCCAGGCGGGCAAACTGACGAGCAGCCAAAGATTGTAGAAAACCCAGATCTCAAAATGCCGACcgatgaggaggacgatgaacgatcggacgaggacgacatgGTTGGCAATAAGGCACCGCTCGACGGTGCTCTGAAAGATCCAGACGTTGCGGATGGCGGAGATGAAACGATGGCGGAGATGAACGACGAGGAGAATGATTCGCAGGATAGCATGCCGGATACCCACAACGGCGACGAGCAGCTTAAGGCCAGTAAGGACCGCGAgccaccggtggtaccggaAGATGAGGACGGTGAGCGCGAGAAGGGGGCGAGCAACATTATCCAGGGACCCGTAGACCCGTTCTACAACCAGAACGATTCCAACTTCTTCTCCTACTTCCTGTTCGCCATGTTCAGCTGTGCGCTCTGCTACGTAGCATATCACAACAAATCGAAGCTATTGGGGCTGGTGGTTGAAGGTCGGCCACGCACTAGCAGTGGTCGAGGGGGATTCAGCAAGGGACGCAAACATACGGCCGCCTATCGTAAGCTGGATTCTAACCTCGAGGAAGCGATCACATCGGGCAGTGCCCCGGCCGGCAGTCATTCGTCATCACAAATCATCTATTGA
- the LOC125949771 gene encoding uncharacterized protein LOC125949771 isoform X2: MGLLRRNSLNIPFGKWLSPGTTSGGTPAATAIPTGTSRNNFGSSVAIQKLRESKWFDAGEERIFCAVIENGFIVEVRHSETGDNWFGVVTIELKKSIPKPTAENVKIYSVRMKGNEKKPMKVYCVTLSHLWQQGYQLRINNIADRTKKAHPEQDILAQIKYASKCQMVFHNSQHFCEFCRYGDRPQDSRKRQVSALLKRFEDALQGAQNSYF; encoded by the exons ATGGGGTTGCTGCGACGAAACAGTTTAAATATTCCGTTCGGCAAATGGTTGTCGCCGGGAACGACGAGTGGCGGCACACCGGCGGCAACCGCGATACCGACCGGTACGAGCCGGAACAATTTTGGCAGCTCGGTGGCCATCCAGAAGCTGCGCGAAAGCAAATGGTTCGACGCCGGTGAGGAGCGTATCTTTTGCGCCGTGATCGAGAACGGATTCATTGTCGAGGTGCGCCACTCAGAAACCGGTGACAACTGGTTTGGTGTAGTGACAATCGAGCTGAAGAAAT CAATTCCGAAACCTACGGCCGAGAATGTAAAAATCTACTCCGTTCGCATGAAGGGAAATGAGAAGAAACCGATGAAGGTGTACTGCGTGACGTTGAGTCATCTGTGGCAGCAGGGATACCAGTTGCGAATCAACAATATTGCCGACCGCACAAAGAAAGCCCACCCGGAGCAGGACATATTGGCTCAA ATTAAGTACGCCTCCAAATGCCAGATGGTTTTCCACAATAGTCAACATTTCTGTGAATTTTGTCGATACGGAGACAGACCGCAGGACAGCCGAAAGCGACAAGTAAGTGCGTTACTGAAACGCTTCGAGGACGCGTTGCAAGGAGCGCAGAACAGCTACTTCTGA
- the LOC125949771 gene encoding uncharacterized protein LOC125949771 isoform X1, whose protein sequence is MGLLRRNSLNIPFGKWLSPGTTSGGTPAATAIPTGTSRNNFGSSVAIQKLRESKWFDAGEERIFCAVIENGFIVEVRHSETGDNWFGVVTIELKKSIPKPTAENVKIYSVRMKGNEKKPMKVYCVTLSHLWQQGYQLRINNIADRTKKAHPEQDILAQIKYASKCQMVFHNSQHFCEFCRYGDRPQDSRKRQISDCAKWGGVNIGATLIFLEMQKKSKSASH, encoded by the exons ATGGGGTTGCTGCGACGAAACAGTTTAAATATTCCGTTCGGCAAATGGTTGTCGCCGGGAACGACGAGTGGCGGCACACCGGCGGCAACCGCGATACCGACCGGTACGAGCCGGAACAATTTTGGCAGCTCGGTGGCCATCCAGAAGCTGCGCGAAAGCAAATGGTTCGACGCCGGTGAGGAGCGTATCTTTTGCGCCGTGATCGAGAACGGATTCATTGTCGAGGTGCGCCACTCAGAAACCGGTGACAACTGGTTTGGTGTAGTGACAATCGAGCTGAAGAAAT CAATTCCGAAACCTACGGCCGAGAATGTAAAAATCTACTCCGTTCGCATGAAGGGAAATGAGAAGAAACCGATGAAGGTGTACTGCGTGACGTTGAGTCATCTGTGGCAGCAGGGATACCAGTTGCGAATCAACAATATTGCCGACCGCACAAAGAAAGCCCACCCGGAGCAGGACATATTGGCTCAA ATTAAGTACGCCTCCAAATGCCAGATGGTTTTCCACAATAGTCAACATTTCTGTGAATTTTGTCGATACGGAGACAGACCGCAGGACAGCCGAAAGCGACAA ATATCGGATTGCGCCAAGTGGGGTGGTGTGAATATAGGAGCCACTCTTATATTCttggaaatgcaaaagaagTCCAAATCTGCATCACATTGA
- the LOC125949719 gene encoding serine-rich adhesin for platelets-like, with translation MPGPSGGTTNSQHACNCGKVATRSKGGSLHHGHSHHHHQPHSTISSNIRKELASFENPYQSHSSVQGKKPTKRNASTESLDLFEKYHQEEDDCTCGLYSPRSFATERAKNCQKCSNSSGSSCTIGGKPRTAGMVGTAGHKKHNSSKFKDASTSPKSSSPLKTVKLDCRSPKTVDEKDSKFDFSCSPKTSNHYRRLSSLTINGANKQNAATSPMKHASALSTNEKVITSTPSPRMSPQKQGHTQNGGEQQRTLEKSNSLGDNKPPRLLRNTRSLSPRPPVRHQHSIMVSDENDIISVKLSPNQDFQEDGTNTREKTQEQLIDSRSNISSEVGSIANSEAGELKLDDCLKTASNNRSTSCLVYVPSDPWTKMSTNIPSPPPSVRQQKSKTLDNNCKAYGKPSLDYMKNCDPWVWRSNVQLTEGNGGGGKASKKRQHGLPHQTKSLTAGTSIAMSRDDCDIANDGKQRSAKLYQQQSLGRLEKTLNIPSVVEIGSSGSFDARKKITRPKLQRSKSPSFYEDFFQHPTQTGHDKNKSPQASGSHSLAKNKSASSLKMEKNASNSNLNGHGHNSQSSSNNHHNSNSGNSSTGSNNGSSGSSYGNYNGNGSPTTKKQPSPKFSILSSSSSSSKHQSPPRKLPTLCQPELTVKASQNLLNPNLLQPRHSFSTPSQKDDELQLNIRRLSEQMNNKYNHHSAAPAFLNDTIVQQQQQHQNKKTGTGSGSSLSASIGGGSTGGINEPPAAIQRKAASHSKINEPILETRC, from the coding sequence ATGCCGGGGCCAAGCGGTGGGACGACGAACTCACAGCACGCCTGTAACTGTGGCAAGGTAGCGACGCGATCCAAGGGTGGCAGTCTTCATCATGGACAcagtcatcaccatcatcagccgcaCTCCACCATCTCTAGTAACATACGAAAGGAGTTGGCATCATTCGAGAATCCTTACCAATCACACTCGTCCGTACAGGGCAAAAAGCCAACCAAACGAAACGCCAGCACGGAGAGTCTCGATTTGTTCGAAAAGTACCACCAGGAAGAGGATGACTGCACATGCGGTCTGTATTCGCCCCGATCATTTGCTACCGAGAGGGCAAAGAATTGCCAAAAATGTAGCAatagcagtggcagcagttgCACCATAGGCGGGAAGCCACGTACGGCAGGAATGGTTGGGACAGCAGGACACAAGAAGCATAACTCATCCAAATTCAAAGACGCTTCTACAAGCCCCAAATCCAGCAGCCCGCTAAAGACGGTTAAGCTTGACTGTCGTAGTCCAAAAACAGTGGACGAAAAAGACAGCAAGTTCGATTTCAGCTGTTCACCTAAAACATCTAACCATTATAGGCGTCTCTCGTCCTTGACTATTAACGGAGCTAACAAACAGAATGCGGCCACGAGCCCAATGAAGCACGCTTCCGCACTGAGCACGAATGAGAAGGTCATTACCAGTACCCCAAGCCCCCGAATGAGTCCCCAAAAACAAGGCCATACTCAGAATggcggtgagcagcagcgaactCTTGAGAAATCGAATTCGTTGGGCGACAATAAACCTCCTCGTTTGCTGCGCAATACACGCAGTTTGTCGCCTCGACCTCCGGTGCGCCATCAGCATTCGATCATGGTTTCGGACGAAAACGATATCATCTCGGTGAAGCTTTCGCCGAATCAAGATTTTCAGGAAGATGGAACGAATACCAGAGAAAAAACCCAGGAACAGCTGATAGATTCGCGCTCTAATATTTCGTCGGAAGTGGGCAGCATTGCCAACAGTGAAGCAGGTGAATTGAAGTTGGACGATTGCTTGAAAACTGCGAGCAATAACCGTAGCACCAGCTGTCTCGTATACGTGCCGTCGGATCCATGGACTAAAATGTCGACGAATAttccttcgccaccaccatctgtgAGACAACAAAAGTCGAAAACCCTTGATAATAATTGTAAGGCGTACGGTAAGCCCAGCCTTGACTACATGAAAAACTGTGATCCATGGGTTTGGCGCTCCAATGTTCAACTAACCGAAggtaatggtggcggtggcaaagCTAGCAAGAAACGCCAACACGGCCTACCGCATCAAACCAAATCACTCACCGCGGGCACATCGATTGCGATGAGTCGGGACGATTGCGATATTGCCAACGATGGGAAGCAGCGGTCGGCAAAATTGTATCAACAACAGTCACTTGGTCGACTGGAAAAGACACTCAACATTCCGAGCGTGGTAGAGATTGGAAGTAGTGGTAGCTTTGATGCACGGAAAAAAATTACTCGACCTAAACTGCAGCGTTCGAAATCACCATCATTTTATGAGGACTTTTTCCAACATCCCACACAAACTGGACATGATAAAAACAAATCGCCCCAGGCCAGTGGAAGCCATTCTCTGGCAAAGAACAAATCTGCTTCCTCACtgaagatggaaaaaaatgcCTCCAACTCCAATCTTAACGGTCATGGACACAATAGTCAGAGCTCGAGCAATAATCATcataacagcaacagtggtAATAGTAGCACCGGTAGCAACAACggtagtagcggtagtagctaTGGCAACTACAATGGCAACGGATCACCGACCACCAAAAAGCAACCTTCACCAAAGTTCAGCATtctttcatcatcgtcatcctcctccAAACATCAGTCTCCACCGCGAAAGCTACCGACGCTGTGCCAGCCGGAACTGACAGTGAAGGCATCGCAGAATCTGTTGAATCCAAACCTGCTGCAGCCACGGCACAGTTTTTCGACACCCTCGCAGAAGGATGATGAGCTGCAGCTGAACATTCGCCGGTTAAGTGAGCAAATGAACAATAAGTACAACCATCATTCCGCAGCTCCGGCCTTTTTGAATGACAccattgtgcagcagcagcagcagcatcagaacaAAAAGACAGGGACAGGAAGTGGTAGCAGTCTTTCGGCGAGcattggtggtggcagtaCCGGAGGGATCAATGAACCACCAGCGGCCATCCAGCGTAAGGCTGCTTCGCACTCGAAAATCAACGAGCCAATCCTTGAAACACGCTGTTAA
- the LOC125949766 gene encoding alpha/beta hydrolase domain-containing protein 17B: MNGLSFGELCCLFCCPPFPGRIAAKLAFLPPEPTYNLTPIDESKAKYQLTFNERAEWPYSEREKENVEGFFTRTSRGNKLSCIYVKCTPTAKYTLLFSHGNAVDLGQMSSFYLGLGLRMNCNIFSYDYSGYGMSGGKPSEKNLYADIDAAWHSLRTRFGVSPENIILYGQSIGTVPTVDLAARYEVGAVILHSPLMSGMRVAFPNTKRTWFFDVFPSIDKVSKISSPVLVIHGTEDEVIDFSHGLSIYEKCPKAVEPLWVEGAGHNDVELYNQYLDRLKKFIAIELSN; encoded by the exons ATGAATGGTCTAAG TTTTGGTGAATTGTGCTGCCTCTTCTGCTGCCCACCGTTTCCGGGTCGTATAGCTGCCAAACTTGCCTTCCTGCCACCGGAACCGACCTACAACCTCACCCCCATCGATGAATCAAAGGCAAAGTATCAGCTCACCTTCAATGAGCGCGCCGAATGGCCGTATTCGGAacgtgaaaaagaaaatgttgaaGGATTCTTTACCCGTACCTCCCGTGGCAACAAACTGTCCTGTATCTACGTGAAATGTACACCAACGGCTAAATACACGCTGCTGTTCTCACACGGTAATGCCGTCGATCTTGGGCAGATGAGCAGCTTCTATCTAGGGCTCGGATTGCGGATGAACTGTAACATCTTCAGCTACGACTACTCGGGGTACGGAATGAGTGGAGGAAAACCTTCGGAGAAAAATCTTTACGCAGACATCGATGCGGCATGGCACTCGCTCCGAACCCGGTTTGGTGTCAGTCCGGAGAACATCATACTCTACGGTCAAAGCATCGGTACCGTACCGACGGTTGATCTGGCTGCACGCTACGAGGTAGGAGCTGTGATTTTGCACTCACCCCTCATGTCGGGAATGCGAGTGGCCTTCCCCAACACAAAGCGGACCTGGTTTTTCGACGTTTTTCCGAG TATCGACAAAGTTTCGAAGATATCGTCACCGGTGTTGGTGATACATGGGACCGAAGATGAAGTAATAGATTTCTCCCATGGGTTAAGCATTTACGAAAAGTGTCCCAAGGCAGTGGAGCCTTTGTGGGTAGAG GGAGCTGGTCACAATGATGTGGAACTGTACAATCAGTATCTGGATCGATTGAAGAAATTCATCGCGATCGAACTGAGCAACTGA